In the Rhododendron vialii isolate Sample 1 chromosome 2a, ASM3025357v1 genome, tcataaaccaACACAGTTCTCCTAttaaaaacacagttctcatataaataaacacagttctcattttaaaaacacaattctcataaacacTTCTCatgcaaaaaacacaaaaagacaCTTCACATCAAAAtctaacaaacaaacacaatgaTAGTTCAAGCTAGGCCTCAAtctaacaacaaaaacaacattTAAATAATACACAAAACGACAAATCACATCAAATTCATATGAGAACTATagttcagaaaccagttctcatagttcagaaaccagttctcatagttcagagaccagttctcatagttcagagaccagttctcatagttcagacacCAGCTCTCGTAAttcagaaaccagttctcatagttcagaaaccagttctcatagttcagagaccagttctcatagttcagacacCAGCTCTCGTAATTCAGAAACCAAAtctcatagttcagaaaccagttctcatagttcagaaaacagttctcatagttcagaaaccagttctcatagttcagaaaacagttctcatagttcagaaaccagttctcatagttcagacacCAGCTCTCGTAAttcagaaaccagttctcatagatctaaaaacagttctcatacatcaaaacaatcacataaacactgaaaataaacaaatctaCCAACAAAAACGACATTAAATACCTCATCTGCTCGACTCCATCAACCTGCATCTCCTCACGCACCACAAAGCTACAACGAATCACAAAGCAACATACATCACTACTAAATGAAAAGTACATCAACTGAATAACTAATCAAATCTAACAACATACTCAAAAATACCTCAACAGATCGATTGAATCTCAATCCAACGCAATTCCTCCTCTCAATCGAACATCAATCGCTCAAGCTAGACATCAATCGTTCTCTCTATCGCAATCTCTCCCTAGATCTCgatatctctctctcgaaatCGCTCTCACGATCGCGATCGCgatcgcgctctctctctctctctatctgtctTCTCTCTCCGTcaatattcttttgaaaacaaGCCTATATATAGTAAACCCGAAAAAGGGCAAAAACGTCCATCACCCAACATACCCGAGCCATTCAGCTTCGGGAAAATATTTCAGGGTTGGGATCATTCCGAGGCTAGAAAGgaggaccggcctctaattaACTGTATTATATTCGGATTGAGAAAAGCCCAGATTTGAAACCCAACTAGAAGCCCAGGCACCCAATTGTCTTTAGCAAACCCATCACCGTCTTGATTAGTCTAGAaccttctccttttcttctgaCAAAAGCACCCTACGTTCTATAGTTGCGTTATTTTCAGCCTCTCCAACTTTGCCAAGCACTGAAAGGTTCTAGCAGATTCTCCTTATCTCGTATGCAAAACCCATTGCAGTAACCTCGGAAAAACTTGAGAAGAAATGGCGGATGACTTTATGCTCGATTTGGCGGAACTCCGTAACATCCGAAACATTGCAGAAAGGCCCCGTGTTGTCTCTCTCATTTCCTCTGAAATTCGCAAACTGGAGAAGGTTATATTTCTCACTGTATACTTACCGTCGTTCGTTACGTTCTTTGCAGTTTATTTGTTCGATATGAATTCTTTTAACCTGAAACTTTAATGGGTTTGTGTTGTTATCGATGGATTGATACTGTGATGTGTGGTTATTGTCTGCTTACTCCTGAAAATCTAGTGGGGTGTTTGCATTTCGATCAATTTTTCGTTGTTTGACTGAGCCCATGTTTTATTTTAAAGGGCTTTACCTATTTGCAAGTCTATTCTTTGTGGTGACTGGGACATAAGactctgtttggtttggttattctttgtggtgattttttttctcctttctttgtAGTAGTGGCGGAACCGGTATATCAATTCCAATTCAGAGATGGCACCCAAAATCAATGTTCTTCCCCTCCGTTCCACAAACCACAAAGATGGTTTATTACAAAACGTGTTGCTACATGTTCTAAGATTAACTATTTTCATATGTTCATCATCCATCAACATACTTAATTCCAAAAAATTACacatttttcttgattaatCACTTATTGATGCTTGATACCCATGAAACATATACACGTTGTTGAAGAATAAAACTATATTTTCcaatacaaaaatatttttttggaccGGGGGGTGGCGCGTGCCATTATTCCGCCCTTGCTTGTAGTGTTTTTGGTTCTGCGTTCTGCTTCATTGTGGGAGTGGGTGGTTATCCTTGGTTGGTGGCTTGGTGCTGAAAATCTTGTCAAGGTGTTTCCACTTCCATTCAATTTTGTTTACTTGACTATACACCCTTATTTGTTTTTGAAGGATTATACCCATTTTAGTAGATTCTTTGCAGTGCTTTATTGCGAGTTCTGTGGGATGAGTTTGTTATTGATGAATTTTCAACTTCCGGATCTAATTTGATCGGCTTTCGTTTACTGGATTGgacaattatttttatttgaagggTTATTTACACCTATTGTCTACTCCGTTTTTTCTAGTGGTTTTGTTTTGAATTCTGATATGAGAAGATCTTGTGTTGTGGTTTCATTTTGATTAGTTTACGTTCTCTTGGCTAAAATTCTATTAAAGGGTTATATGTTTTTTCAAGTGACGTGAGAAGAATGAAGGGTTGTGTTTAGTGCTTTGGTTAGAGGACCTGTGACTTGTGAGGATTTCACAGAGTGGTTTTAGGAAGAGGAATTCTTGGTCGGGGCATACGAGTTCTATTCATGTTTTAGGATTCCAGTTGCAGACTTGCGGTTGTTTTTTTATGTAGAATCTGTCAGGtaaggtttttggttttgatttgcaAAGCTTTTACTAGCAAATAACTAAAAACTTCTTAGGATCATGCAAAAAATTGCACTATGCTTGAGACACATCACCCTATACTCCACGGAAATGGTTTCTTGTTCCTGCCTTTCAAATTTGGAAATCATTTTTCGGCTCTTTCAGGTGATTGTTGTTGACtatggaaaatattttgttgAAAGGCAAGAAACCAGTTGTCGTTGGTTTTCTGTTATACCAAACACAagacaagacaaaaaaaattgtgaattttattttatttttttctgtaaGTAAGCTATTTTGAGGGTATGGAAGAGAACTAGTTCATTTCTTCTCTTCAATGTTAGTTCTGTTGCATACTACTTACTCTTGGTTTCCTAAGTTAAAAGGGGAGCATGGTTTTCAGCTGAATGGTCATGGCTTCTTtgttggagtgtttttttttttttccaaatttctgTAATGAGTGAGGTGAGTGATGCCATTATTTGGGTAACTCTCTTCAAGTGTTATGGAAATTTTATCCAGTCTTTACTCTCATCAAATTATTGAGTATTTGATCTGCCATTTGTAAATAGTATTTGAGTAATAAGTTTGTACTGCTTCATTGCAGGCTGATGAGTATGCTTTAGTTTCGTAGgagtattacttttttttttttaccatctaGTGTGTTATTGATCTTCCTTGTACAGCTGGCGGAAGAGGCTGGTTCAACAGTGACCTCACaaagcccaagcccaagcccaacCCTAACACCAACTCCAATTCCTGCTGCAAAAATGGTTTCTAATCCAGCAGTGAACTATTTGACGCTTGGATCTTTCAGCTGGGAGCAAGATATTGACAAAGTGAAGGTAAGCTTTTACCTACTGGTGGTGATCTTGTCCTTTGGTATTCAGCCTTGCATAATTTAAGGTTCAGCCATATTGCAATTACAAATATTACATATCAAATGTGGGTCCAAGTTACCTAAGTTACCTAAACATTGGGATGTCACTAGCTGAACTGCCCAAACAGCCTGTGTGTGGCAACAGATACTTGAATTTTATGGTGCATGGACACTAGAGTTACCGTGTCCATGAGATAGGGGTGTGTCCGACACTTGTACCCTAATTGGAAGCCTGGATTTGTTGATGATGTTCGAGGTTACCGTGTCCATGGGATAGGGGTGTGTCCGACACTTGTACTCTAATTGGAAGCCCGGATCCGTTGATGATGTTCGAGGAGAAATATGTTTACCTGGGTAAGGAAGAAAAATCTGTGACATCTAACATATGGATGGGAGATAAATTCTCTTTTATGCTAAGATTTGTCTAATTTCAAGTATTTCTTTATAATAAATGCGTGTCAAAATGTTAAATACGAAACATATAATACTAAAGTTCAAGATGTATCCACGTATCCGCATCCAACTTTTGGATACATGTTTTCCTATTCTAAGCTTAGAAATTTGTTGGGTTTGGATGGATTTTACCTATTCTAAGCGCAAGTATCTGTTGGGAGATCGGATTTCTGGACATACCCTCACCCAATACCAACAGCCCGGTCAATGCAACATGGGGAAATTCGGACATCCTTATAAGTACACACACAAGCGATGGAAAGGGCATTTGTCAGCTTGTCTTATGGTTGAGTATGTAAAATTGTTGTTCTTTCAGGTAAGGAGTGGATTTCCCTAGTCATATTTCCGTGAATTTCTCTTTAGAGTTCTTTACATTGgaatatcttattttctttcctttagaTTTATGTTTCCCTGGAAGGAGTTGACCAAGAAAAAATGGAGATCGTTTTCAAGCCCATGTCTATCGATGTCAAATTCCATGATGTCCAAGGAAAGAACTATCGCTGTGCCATACCAAAATTGAACAAGGAAATTGTTCCTGAGAAATGTAAGGTGGTAGTTAAGCCTACAAGGGTTATCATCACATTACCTAAAGCTTCAAAGGGAAACTGGTTGGATTTGCACTTCAAAGAGGACAAGGTAATTATTGCCTATCAATAACGACAGTACTAACAATAGATAATATCTTGAAAATATAATTTCAGCTGGCATCTTTTTGAACAATGTCTTTTTTCTTCAAGAAGTTATAATTGTGGTCTAATGTAGATTATTTGTTGTTTATCGATGTTGCCAAATCTGGACAAATT is a window encoding:
- the LOC131316063 gene encoding uncharacterized protein LOC131316063 isoform X2, with the protein product MADDFMLDLAELRNIRNIAERPRVVSLISSEIRKLEKVIFLTLAEEAGSTVTSQSPSPSPTLTPTPIPAAKMVSNPAVNYLTLGSFSWEQDIDKVKIYVSLEGVDQEKMEIVFKPMSIDVKFHDVQGKNYRCAIPKLNKEIVPEKCKVVVKPTRVIITLPKASKGNWLDLHFKEDKLKPNVDKGGDPMAGIMDLMKNMYEEGDDEMKKTIAKAWTDARSGKAADPLKDYR
- the LOC131316063 gene encoding uncharacterized protein LOC131316063 isoform X3, with protein sequence MADDFMLDLAELRNIRNIAERPRVVSLISSEIRKLEKLAEEAGSTVTSQSPSPSPTLTPTPIPAAKMVSNPAVNYLTLGSFSWEQDIDKVKIYVSLEGVDQEKMEIVFKPMSIDVKFHDVQGKNYRCAIPKLNKEIVPEKCKVVVKPTRVIITLPKASKGNWLDLHFKEDKLKPNVDKGGDPMAGIMDLMKNMYEEGDDEMKKTIAKAWTDARSGKAADPLKDYR
- the LOC131316063 gene encoding uncharacterized protein LOC131316063 isoform X1, whose amino-acid sequence is MRVKMLNTKHIILKFKMYPRIRIQLLDTCFPILSLEICWVWMDFTYSKRKYLLGDRISGHTLTQYQQPGQCNMGKFGHPYKYTHKRWKGHLSACLMVEYVKLLFFQIYVSLEGVDQEKMEIVFKPMSIDVKFHDVQGKNYRCAIPKLNKEIVPEKCKVVVKPTRVIITLPKASKGNWLDLHFKEDKLKPNVDKGGDPMAGIMDLMKNMYEEGDDEMKKTIAKAWTDARSGKAADPLKDYR